The following are encoded together in the Bacillus sp. V2I10 genome:
- a CDS encoding recombinase family protein yields MKIGYARVRTVGQDLASQEETLKENGCERIYVEKITGTTTKNREELKKLLENVRPGDTVMVTKIDRLARSIIDLNKIIETLQEKKVDIYFIKDNLSFKVTETANPLQSLLFNVLGSFAQFERDIIVERTSEGRERAKSRGKHMGRPSQPRKNIEEALRLYNSRNTNGLSVKDIVKLTSVPKATLYVEIRKKRANNLE; encoded by the coding sequence ATGAAAATTGGTTATGCGAGAGTCAGAACTGTTGGCCAAGATTTAGCATCACAAGAAGAGACCTTAAAAGAAAATGGTTGCGAACGTATCTATGTAGAAAAAATTACTGGCACGACCACTAAAAATAGAGAAGAGCTAAAAAAGTTATTAGAAAACGTGAGACCGGGAGATACAGTGATGGTGACAAAAATAGATCGTTTGGCCAGATCGATTATTGATTTAAATAAAATTATAGAAACACTGCAAGAAAAAAAAGTTGATATTTATTTTATCAAAGATAATTTATCATTTAAGGTCACTGAAACAGCAAACCCACTACAATCTTTATTATTCAATGTTTTAGGTTCTTTTGCGCAGTTTGAAAGAGATATAATCGTTGAACGAACATCTGAAGGTAGAGAAAGAGCAAAATCGAGAGGAAAACACATGGGTCGTCCTTCACAACCGAGAAAGAATATAGAAGAAGCCTTACGACTATATAATAGTAGAAACACGAATGGGTTAAGTGTAAAAGACATTGTGAAACTCACTAGTGTGCCTAAAGCAACATTATATGTGGAAATTAGAAAGAAACGTGCAAACAACCTAGAATAG